A window of Limibacillus sp. genomic DNA:
AGAAGAGGTTTTCGACATCGGCGAGATCGCCGCTGGCGACGGCGAACCGCAGGTGCGGGTCTCCGGCGGAGAGGCGACGTGGCCGGCGGCGTGAGCGAGCCCCGCCGCAAGGTCGGCGTCCTGATTTCGGGGCGGGGCAGCAACCTCCAAGCCCTGATCGACGCCGCCGCCGATCCGGCCTTCCCGGCGGAGATCGTTCTGGTCATCAGCAACCGGGCGGACGCCGGGGGCTTGGAGCGCGCAGCGGCCGGCGGGATCGCGACAGAAGTCATCCCGCATCGCAACTTTCCGAACCGTGAGAGCTTCGACGACGCCATGACTGCCGCGCTGGAGGCGGCCGGCGTGGAGTTGGTCTGCCTCGCCGGTTTCATGCGCCTGCTGACCGAGAGCTTCGTCGCCCACTGGCGCGACCGCATGATCAACATCCACCCCTCCCTGCTGCCGCTCCTGCCGGGCCTCGACACCCATGCGCGGGCCTTGGAGTTGGGCCTGCGCCTGCACGGCTGCAGCGTCCATTTCGTGCGCGCGGAGATGGACACAGGGCCCCTGATCGGCCAGGCCGCCGTGCCGGTGCTGCCGGGGGACGATGCGGACCTTCTGGCGGCGCGGGTTCTGGAGGCCGAGCACGCGCTCTACCCGGCCTGCCTGAAGCTGGTCGCAGAAG
This region includes:
- the purN gene encoding phosphoribosylglycinamide formyltransferase codes for the protein MSEPRRKVGVLISGRGSNLQALIDAAADPAFPAEIVLVISNRADAGGLERAAAGGIATEVIPHRNFPNRESFDDAMTAALEAAGVELVCLAGFMRLLTESFVAHWRDRMINIHPSLLPLLPGLDTHARALELGLRLHGCSVHFVRAEMDTGPLIGQAAVPVLPGDDADLLAARVLEAEHALYPACLKLVAEGRVTVEGERCRVSGGTPSGARLVNPTA